Proteins from a single region of Ziziphus jujuba cultivar Dongzao chromosome 1, ASM3175591v1:
- the LOC125421212 gene encoding triphosphate tunnel metalloenzyme 3, whose product MHLMGTELKLRIRDTAAHCRLTKLLSAFHVETQHQENFFFDGANNELSSRQVVLFLRFYSDDTPQCFMSLKARAVLDEGVYRVDEEVEESFEPAVGRACIAQPEKLSSVECGILKRLKEEFGVRNFVGLGGFVNVRDVYKWEGLKLEVDKTLFKFGTSHEIECETSDPEGVKKVLEEFLKENGIQYSYSQASKFAVFRSKKLPQLLN is encoded by the coding sequence ATGCATTTGATGGGGACTGAATTGAAACTTCGGATCCGAGACACCGCGGCGCACTGCCGTCTTACCAAGCTTTTGTCTGCATTCCATGTCGAAACGCAACACCAAGAGAATTTCTTCTTCGACGGTGCAAACAACGAGCTGTCATCACGACAAGTCGTGCTCTTCCTTCGGTTCTACAGTGATGACACCCCACAATGCTTCATGTCACTCAAAGCCAGGGCAGTCCTGGACGAGGGTGTGTACAGGGTTGATGAGGAGGTGGAAGAGAGTTTCGAGCCAGCGGTTGGGCGCGCCTGTATCGCCCAACCGGAGAAGCTTTCGTCGGTGGAGTGTGGAATCTTGAAGAGGTTGAAGGAGGAGTTTGGGGTTCGCAACTTTGTAGGGCTTGGAGGGTTTGTCAATGTGAGGGATGTGTACAAGTGGGAAGGCTTGAAATTGGAGGTTGATAAGACTCTGTTTAAGTTTGGGACTAGTCATGAAATTGAGTGTGAAACTAGTGATCCTGAAGGAGTCAAGAAGGTTCTTGAGGAGTTCTTGAAGGAGAATGGGATTCAATATTCTTACTCACAGGCTTCAAAGTTTGCGGTTTTTCGATCCAAGAAACTTCCACAGTTACTGAATTGA
- the LOC107415651 gene encoding triphosphate tunnel metalloenzyme 3, translating into MHSMGTELKLRIRDSTAHCRLTKLLSAFHVETQHQENFFFDGANNELSSQQVVLFLRFYGDDTPQCFMSLKARAVLDEGVYRVDEEVEENFEPAVGRACVAQPEKLSSVECGILKMLKEKFGVLNFVGLGGFVNVRDVYKWEGLKLEVDKTLYEFGTNHEIECETSDPEGVKKVLEEFLKENGIQYSYSQASKFEVFRSKKLPQSVN; encoded by the coding sequence ATGCATTCGATGGGGACGGAATTGAAACTTCGGATCCGAGACTCCACGGCGCACTGCCGTCTCACCAAGCTTTTGTCTGCATTTCACGTCGAAACTCAACACCAAGAGAATTTCTTCTTTGACGGTGCCAACAACGAGCTGTCATCACAACAAGTCGTGCTCTTCCTTCGGTTCTACGGTGATGACACCCCACAATGCTTCATGTCACTCAAAGCCAGGGCAGTCCTGGACGAGGGTGTGTACAGGGTTGATGAGGAGGTGGAAGAGAATTTCGAGCCAGCGGTTGGGCGCGCCTGTGTCGCCCAACCGGAGAAGCTTTCGTCGGTGGAGTGTGGGATATTGAAGATGTTAAAGGAGAAGTTTGGGGTTCTCAACTTTGTGGGGCTTGGAGGGTTTGTCAATGTGAGGGATGTGTACAAGTGGGAGGGCTTGAAATTGGAGGTTGATAAGACTCTGTATGAGTTTGGGACTAATCATGAGATTGAGTGTGAAACTAGTGATCCTGAAGGAGTCAAGAAGGTGCTTGAGGAGTTCTTGAAGGAGAATGGGATCCAATACTCTTACTCGCAGGCCTCAAAGTTTGAGGTTTTTCGATCCAAGAAACTTCCACAGTCAGTGAATTGA